The sequence below is a genomic window from Sphingobium sp. EP60837.
AAGCCTCGCCCTTGCGGCTGTGGACATTGACGATCAGCACCGCCTCGCGCGGCAGGGGGTTTATTTCCATGCCCCAACAACACGCCAGGGCTTCATCGGCTCCTGCCCGCAACAAATCGGGCATTGCGGTCGTTGAAAAGCCATGGCCCGCATAGCTCACCTCTCCGACGTGCATTTCGGCGCGAATGACTCGAAGATCGTCTCCGCCACCGAAGCCTGGCTGCAACAGAGCCAGCCCGACCTCGTCATCATCAGCGGCGATTTCACTCAACGCGCGCGTGTGGAGCAGTTCCGTGCCGCGTCCACCTGGCTGAACCGCTTGCGAGCCGCGGGCATGCGTCTGCTCGTCATTCCGGGCAATCATGACGTGCCGCTCTATGACGTAATGCGCCGCTTCGCCGCCCCCCTCGGCCGCTACAAACGCTATATCAGCAACGACCTGTGCCCTTGGTATGAGGACGCGGAAGTCGCCATCCTCGGCCTGAACACCGCGCGATCGCTGACGATCAAGGACGGCCGCATCAATCATGAGCAAATGCGCCTCCTGCGGGAGCGATTTGCCCTGGTCGCGCCAGACAAGACGCGCATCCTCGTCACCCACCACCCGCTGTTCGCCATGCCGATCGGCAAGGGTGGCGAACTGAGCGAGGCGGTCGGCCGCCATGAGGACGCGGTCGAAGCGGCTACCGATGCGGGCATCCACATCGCACTGGCGGGCCATTTTCACCGCACCTACGCCGAAGCGGCGCAGAAGATGGTCGCCGACGCGGGCGGCGCGTTGGTGATCCAGGCGGGCACGGCCACATCAACACGCCTGCGCAATGCGGAGCCGCAGAGCTTCAACTGGCTCCATGTGCATCGCAACGACCGGATAGAGCTGCAGGTCGTCGTATGGGACGGAGCCAGCTTTCAGCGCGGCCACCATGTCGAATATCGTCGCGACGCCGCCGGATGGCAGGCGCATGAACTGCCCGACGTCTCGGCCCGCCCCGGCATCCGCGTCGCGCAGGCCGCCCGCGCCTGATCGCTCAGTCGAAGGCGGGGCTCGCCAGCGCCAGCGCATGTTCGCGAATGGCAGCGGGCCAGCCAGCCGTCTGCGCCTCGAACTGCGCACGATCCTTGGCATAAAGCGCTCGGATGGCCGCTTCATAGCCCGGCCGGTCGCCTGCCATCACGGTCAGGAAATGATAAGCCGCGTCCATGGCAGCGCGCGGCGTGACCTGCCCTTCTGAAGCCTTGCGCGCCTGTTCGACTAACCGCCGCAACGTGGCGGACGCGCCACCTGCCTGCGTCGCGAGCCATTCCCAATGGCGGGGCAGCAGCGTGACCTCCCGCGCCTGCACGCCCATCTTGGGCCGTCCTCGCCCCCGCTGCGCAGGTTCGCGCAGGTCAAGGTCGATCTGCCGGCCCGTCAGATCATCGAACAGCAGAAGATTTTGGGCATCATAACCCATCGCCCGCAACGCCGCGCGCACTTCATCCTCGTCGCCGGTGGCGATCCAAAGCTCGCCTGAAAATGCCGTATATGTCCGCGCCACGCCGAATCTCCTTCGACGCAAAGAATATTACCCGGATAATATATAGTCAATAAGACCCGGATAAATTTATTCGCTCAGCTTCACCCAGGTCGGCGCATGGTCGCTCGCTTTTTCCCGCCCGCGGAAATCCTTGTCCACTTGCGCATCGACCAGGCGGTCGGCGGCCGCCGGGCTCAACAGCAGATGATCGATCCGAAAGCCCGCGTCGCGCGGCCAGGCGTTCATCTGATAATCCCAATAGGTCCACACCCCGCCCGCAGGATGGCGGCTCGCGATAGCGTCGGTCCAGCCATCGCCCAGCAAACGCCGGTAGGCCGCGCGGCTTTCCGGCTGCATCAGCGCATCGTTGGCCATGGCCTTCACGGCATAAACGTCCCGGTCACGCGGGATCACATTATAGTCGCCCGCAAGGATGGCAGGCACTTCCTCCGCCCAAATCTGCGAAGCCCGATCGCGCAGTCGCTTCATCCAGCGCAGCTTATAGTCGAATTTGGGTCCCGGCTGAGGATTGCCATTGGGCAGGTAAATGCTGGCAACGCGTACCCCTTTCACATCGGCTTCGATATAGCGGCTATGCTCATCCTCGGGCTCACCCTCCAGGCCGCGACGTATCTCGGCAGGCGTTTCGCCGCGCGCCAATATGGCAACGCCGTTGAACCCCTTCTGCCCATGCCAGATCGCTCCATAGCCAACCTCCTCGATATCCTTGATCGGGAAGGTTTCGTCGGAAGTCTTGATCTCCTGCAGGCAGGCGACATCGGGCTGCGTTTCGTTCAGCCATTCCAGCAGGCGGGGCAGCCGCGCCTTGATGCCGTTGATGTTGAAGGTCGCGATGCGCATGGCCGGTTCTCCTCCCGCGCATCCCTAGAGAGAAGTGCAGCCCTTCGACAAGGGAGGGCCAGAGATTAAATCGAAAAGCTGGACCCGCAGCCGCATCCGGCTGTCGCGTTGGGGTTCGTCACCTTGAACGCCGCGCCGCCCAAGTCGGACACGAAATCCACCGCCGCGCCGCGCACCAAGTCCAGGCTGACGTCATCCACCACCAGCGTCACGCCGTCACGCTCCACCGCCACATCGTCAGCTTCGACCGTCTCGGCCAGCCCGAAGCGATATTGGAAGCCCGAACAGCCGCCGCCCTCGACGGCAAGGCGCAGGATCGCGGGTTTGCCCTGCTTGGCGGCAATGGCGGCGACCCGCGCGGCGGCGGAGGAGGTCAGGTCAATATCGGTCATGATGCCTAGATAGGATCAAGCAAAAGGCCCGGCAACCCATGGGCGCCGAGCCTTTGCAAAAGACGAACGGAGTGGGGTTGATTATTCAGCCACCTTTTCCTGCGCCTTGGTCGGGCCGCCCATGGCAACGGGAGGCTTGGTGTTCATCGCCACCAGAACATCGGGACCGACAACGAAGGGGATCGGGTTGATCGCCTGACCATCGACGCGCACTTCATAATGAAGATGGCTGCCGGTGGAACGGCCCGTCGAGCCCATCAGGCCGATCAGCTGGCCGCGATGCACATAGCTGTTCGGGGCAGCAATCAGCTTCGACATATGGCCGTAGCGGGTTTCAAGACCGCCGCCATGTGAGATCTGGACGAGATTGCCATAGCCGCTCGCCCAACCGGCGCGGCTGACGATACCATCGGCGGTCGCATAGATCGGCGTGCCGACCGGACCCGGAATATCGATGCCCTTGTGCATCCGCGCGCCGCCGTTGAACGGATCGGAACGGACGCCGAAATTGGAAGTCAGGGAAAGCTTCTGAACGGGGCGGCCAGAGGGGATGTTGTTCTCAACCTTGGCGTCGCCGTCCAGCCGCTGCAGGCTGGAGAAGAGATTGGAAAAGCCCACATCGGCCGGGCCAAGCGCGCTGCTGTTGATTTCCGACGCGTCGCCATAAGGATCGTCGGCATTATTTTTGGCCTGAGCCGGGACCGCGGCGCAAAGTGCGCCCGCCATGCCAACTACTCCCGCCATTTTAAACGCAGCCTGGAACCATCGCGCGCTGCGCGCATTCATTGAACGAAGAAACAACATGCCGACCCCGACTTATTCACCGGAGGCTTTAAGCCTCTCGGCGCTCCCCGTGTTGACCAATGCGACCACAAGTCGCCACCCGCATCACCAAAAGGACATCTCGCGCTTCATTGTGCAAGCGCGCTGTAAAAATCCAGCGTTAAACCGGCTTGCCGACGCGCCGAGTCGTTGAACGGAGGCTTCAAGCCCCCGCGAAAATGGCGTTTTACAAGGATTTGGTAATGATTTGCGGCGTTCAGCCCGGCTCGGTTCGTGGCGTGGCTGAACCATGTCGTCCCGGCCAAAACATGCCGAATCTCATCTGTCATAATGCGCTGCAACATTCGGGCTGATTGCCTGTCCCCTGCCCCTTCGAAACGCTCGATCGTGGCCGGTGTGATGTCGAGCGCACGGGCTTCCAGCACCATCGGCACGATCGCCAGCCGCGCCATCGCGTCATGCGCCGTCTCGCTCGCCGCTTGCCATAGCCCGTCATGCGCAGGCAGCGCGCCATATCCGCTACCCAGCTGCCGCAGCCGCCGATCCAGCAGCGCGAAATGCATCGCCTCTTCGGCGCCCACGCGCATCCAGTCACTAGTAAAGTCGCGCGGAAATTCTGCGCCGAACCGCCCGATCAGGTCGAAAGCAAGATCGATGGCGACGAATTCGATGTGAGCGAGCGCATGCAGCATGGCGATCCGCGCTCGCTCGGAACCGATCTTGCCCCGCTTGGGCATCTGGTTCGGCGGCAGCAACAGCGGCGTGCCCGGCCGGGCCGGGCGGTCAGGCATGACCACATCAAAGCGATGCGCAAGCCGCCCCTGCCGCCACGCACGCGCCACCGCGCGGGCCGCCATCAGCTTGGCCCGCGGGTCGGGCGTCGTCAGCACATGGGCGCAGGCTGCACCTACGCTTTCAATCTCATCCGGCAGGATCAAAGCGCCTTCGCCGCCTCCAGCACTTCGGCGGCGTGCCCCTTCACCTTCACCTTGGGCCAGACCCGCTGGATCTTCCCCTCTCCGTCCGCCAGGAAGGTCGCCCGCTCGATGCCCATATATTTACGACCGTAGAGCGACTTTTCGACCCAGGTGCCAAAGGCTTCGCAAGCATCGCCCGGCTCGTCCGAAGCCAGGGTGACCGACAGACCATATTTGTCGGCGAACTTCTTCAGCTTGGCCGGCTTATCCTTGGACACGCCGACCACCGGCACACCCAATGCAACGAACTCACTCGCCAATTCGGTGAAATCCTTCGCCTCATTGGTGCAGCCTGGCGTGTCCGCCTTGGGATAGAAATAAACGACAATGGGCTTGCCGCGATAGCGCGCCAGCGTGAGATCGCCGCCGTCGGCATCCTTCAGCGCTACGTCGGGCAGCGTGTCACCGACTTCCAGCATCATCTTCCTCCACATAGGGCGCGGCCAGCCCCGCCCAGGCATCTCGCACCCTTTGCCGGGCCTCGTCATAGCTTTCAAGCAGCGCGTCCCAGCTTTCGACGCCACAGGCGCGCGCGACCACCGGCCGCGTGGCTTCCGGCGGTTCAGTGGATTTGGGCGACACCAGCCGCGACACGATCAGGAAGCGCGTGATCAGATCATGCGCGGAGATCAGTTCTCCCGGCAAATGTCCCGCGGCCACCAATTGCTCCAGCGCGGCGCGAAGATCGGGGTTGAACGCCATATTGTGCCGGAACTGGGTCACATGGATCAGGAACTCCAGATCGACGAGCCCGCCAGGCACCATCTTGACGTCCAGCTCGCTGGCCGGCGGCTTGTGCTTGGCGATGTCGCCGCGCATCTTCACCGCATTGCGCGCCAGCTCCGGAAAATCGCGCGACCGCTCCAGCGTCTCGGTCAGGATAGCGCCCAGCGCCGCGCGCGCCTTGGTCGATCCGAATATCGGCCGCGCTCGCGTCAACGCCAGATGCTCCCAGGTCCAGGCTTCCTCGCGCTGATATTTGGCGAAGCTGTCCAGGCTGACCGCGAGCAAGCCCTGCGCACCCGAAGGCCGCAGCCGCGTATCCACCTCATATAGCGGCCCCGCAGCCGTCTGCACCGACAGCGCGTTGGTGATCCTCTGCCCCAGCCGGTTGAAATATTGCGTGGCGCCGAGTGGCTTGGGACCATCGGACTCGGTCAGGAAATCGCCGGTGAAGAGATAGACCAGATCCAGGTCCGACGCATGGGTCAGAACACCGCCGCCCAGCCGCCCCAGCGCCAATATGACCATCTCGCCACCTGACACCTTGCCATGCGCAGTTTCAAACTCCGCGATCGTCGCGCTGACCAGCGCCTCGATCGCCGCTTCCGCCACGCGCGAATAGCCCCGCCCCGCTTCCAGCGGATCGCCGCCACGAATGATCTGCGCGCCCAACGCAAAGCGCCGATCATTCACCCGCTGCCGCACCCGGTCCAGCAGCGCCTGATAATCCTCACCCTTTTCGAGTTGAGAGAATTGCTCGGCCAGCTGCGCCACCGGCGGCGGCGGATCAAAGGCCGACGTATCGATCAGGCCGTCGAGCAGTTCCGCTCGCCGCCCCAGCGCATCGGCCAGCGTCGGCGCGTGACTGAGCAGTTCGACCATCAGTTCGGCCAGCCCCGGCCTCGCAGCGAGCAGCTTGAAAAAGTTGATCGCGCTCGGCAACCGCCCGATCAGGTCGTCCAGCCGGTTAAGCGCGCGCACCGGATCGGGCGCGGCGGCAAGCGTGCGCATCAGGCCGGGCAGTAATTCCTCCAGCGCCTCACGCGCTGCCGCGCTGCGCAGCGCCCGAATCTTGCCCGTGCGCCAGCCGCCTATGCGCGCAACCGGCGCTTGCGGATCGGCGAAACCGATCTCGGTAAGCTGCTCCGCCAGCCGTTCCTCATCATGCGGAAGGGACTCGTCCTTCTCCGCAGGGGTCAATTGATCATAATTGGTCCCGACCCAGACGACATGCGGCCGCAACAGGTCAAGCAGCGCCGCGCCATCATCCAACCCATGCAGCCGCGCGACATTGTCCATCGCTTCGGCTGTCTTGGGCAACTCATGCGTCTGCCTATCCTCCACCATCTGAAGCCGGTGCTCCACGGTGCGGAACAGCACATAGGCTTCGTCCAGCCTGCGCGCCACATCCTCATCGAACACCCCCGCCGCCGCCAGCGCGCGCAACGCCTCGCGCGTGTTGCCCGACCTCAGCGCCGGATCGCGGCCGCCATGGATCAATTGGTGCACCTGCGCGAAAAACTCGACTTCGCGAATACCGCCCCGGCCTCGCTTCAAGTCATATCCCGGCCCGAACGCCTGTCCCTGCGCATAATGGTCGCGGATGCGGCGCGAAATATCGGTGATCGCATCGATCGCGCCAAAATCCAGACTCCGCCGCCAAACAAAGGGGCGAATCTGCTGCATGAAATAGTCGCCCAGGGCCAGGTCGCCCGCCGCCGGACGCGCACGGATGAAGGCCGCCTGCTCCCATCCCAGGGCCATCGTCTCATAATAGCCGATCGCCGCTTCCACCGGCAGCGCGATCGGCGTCGCTTCAGGAGAAGGCCGCAGCCGCAGATCAACGCGGAACACATAGCCGTCGCCATCGCGCGCGTTCAGCAATTCGCTGACCCGCCGCCCGATCCGCACCGCTGCGTCAGCCGGGTCCTCCCGCTCGCCATGCGGCAGGCTGGTAGGGTCGTAGAGCAGGATCGGATCGATATCGGATGAATAATTCAGTTCGCGGCTGCCATGCTTGCCCAGCGCCAGCACGACGAACCCCCTGGGCTCGGCTCCAGGATAGCGTTCGGCAAAGGCCGCGCTTATCGCTTGGTCCAGCGCCTGATCTGCAAAGTCGGATAGCGTCCGCGTCACCCGGTCGAGATCCCACGCACCTGACAGGTCTGCCGCCGCCGTGACAAGCGCCAGCGCGCCTTTGCGCCGCCGCAGCGACTGTGCGATGCCGTCTTCCGGCGCAGCCACCGTGTGCGCGGCAGCCAGCGCTGCGTCGAAATCGCCGCTCGACAGCAGATCGGTGACTGCCGGAAAACGATCCATCTGCCTCGCGAGGAAAGGCGAATGCGCCCGTATCCGCCCCGCCACCGCCGTCCAGTCCGTCACGCCATTCTCTCCCGTCATATCGGCGCTATCGCTTGGGCGTGCGATGAACGCCAGAAACTTTTCCCTGATCCGCCCGTTGTACGAGTATGGAAATGCAGCGCAAATCGGTCGGCCGGTCGGCGGACAGGCGGGATGGTGCCCATCGTCGCCTGCTGACGGTCGGCTTGCCCCAGCCTTATGAAGGTGTTGGCAACGCGCTGCGATCCACTTTTCGCGCGGGGCGTGACAGTCTGCCCGACGACATGCTGGATCTTTTAAACCAGCTCGATGGCAACTGATAACCGCAGCATTTTATTTACCAGCCAATATTAGGATCGGCGCGTCATTTTTCAGGATGCGTCCGCATGCACTACAAGGCTTTCGCCGCCATCACCCTGATCGCCGCGCCTATTATCGTTCTGGCGGTTCAGGGTATCGCCCCGCACGCGCCTGTGCAGCCTTCCGCCGCTCCTTCGGCTGTCCTCCCATCACCAGTGCAGGCGCCCCCCGTCGTGCAGCCCGCCCCCATGCCTGTCCCGGCTGCTCCGGAGCCCGATGCCGCCGCCTTCGGTCAGCCTATGCCCGACGCGGGGAAGCCCTTCCTCTCCCCCGGCAACGGCCTCCCGGCAGTCGCCGCTCCTGCTGCAGGCGCAAGCGGCGACGGCGCGGTCGAAGCAACTTCCGACAGCACGCCATCCTGATCTAGCCAGAACCCGCGTGCTTAACGCGCCGTGGCGAAGGTATCACATTGCGCCGGATCACCGGTCGCCAGCCCCTTGCGAAGCCAGATCATCCGCTGCTCGCTCGACCCATGGGTGAAGCTCTCCGGCACCGGTCGGCGGCCCGCCGCCTTCTGCAGGGTGTCATCCCCGATCGCCTGCGCTGCGGTCATGCCTTCCTCCAGGTCCCCTGCTTCCATAAGGCCGGTGCGCTTGGCCCAAACGCCCGCATAGCAGTCCGCCTGCAGTTCGACTCGAACCTGCATCGCATTGCCTTCTTCTTCACCAACGCTCCGCTGCCGTTGCTGCACCTTGCCCAGCGTGCCCTCCAGGTCCTGCACATGATGGCCGACCTCATGCGCAATCACATAGGCTTGGGCAAAATCCCCAGGCGCGCCGAAACGCTGGCGCAATTCGGTGAAAAAGTCGGTGTCCAGATAGACTTTCTGGTCATTGGGACAGTAAAAGGGCCCCATGGCGCTTTGCGCCGCGCCACATCCTGACGCGCCCGCCTGCGAATAGAAAGACAGGACCGTCGGCCGATATTGCTGGCCCGCTTCCTGGAACACCTGCCCCCAAACCCGCTCGGTCGAACCCAACACCTTGAGCGACCAATGCTGGATTTCATTCAGCTTTTGCGGATCGCGATCGACCGAGACATTCTGTTGCGGCCCGCCACCGCCGCCTATCAGGCTCAGCGGATTGACCCCCATCACCGCCAGGATGATCAGCGCCACCACGATTCCGCCACAGCCGAAACGGCTGCCGATGAAGGGCAGCAGCATGCCCAGGCCACCCCCCAGACCG
It includes:
- a CDS encoding metallophosphoesterase family protein codes for the protein MARIAHLSDVHFGANDSKIVSATEAWLQQSQPDLVIISGDFTQRARVEQFRAASTWLNRLRAAGMRLLVIPGNHDVPLYDVMRRFAAPLGRYKRYISNDLCPWYEDAEVAILGLNTARSLTIKDGRINHEQMRLLRERFALVAPDKTRILVTHHPLFAMPIGKGGELSEAVGRHEDAVEAATDAGIHIALAGHFHRTYAEAAQKMVADAGGALVIQAGTATSTRLRNAEPQSFNWLHVHRNDRIELQVVVWDGASFQRGHHVEYRRDAAGWQAHELPDVSARPGIRVAQAARA
- a CDS encoding DUF2239 family protein; the encoded protein is MARTYTAFSGELWIATGDEDEVRAALRAMGYDAQNLLLFDDLTGRQIDLDLREPAQRGRGRPKMGVQAREVTLLPRHWEWLATQAGGASATLRRLVEQARKASEGQVTPRAAMDAAYHFLTVMAGDRPGYEAAIRALYAKDRAQFEAQTAGWPAAIREHALALASPAFD
- the xth gene encoding exodeoxyribonuclease III, translating into MRIATFNINGIKARLPRLLEWLNETQPDVACLQEIKTSDETFPIKDIEEVGYGAIWHGQKGFNGVAILARGETPAEIRRGLEGEPEDEHSRYIEADVKGVRVASIYLPNGNPQPGPKFDYKLRWMKRLRDRASQIWAEEVPAILAGDYNVIPRDRDVYAVKAMANDALMQPESRAAYRRLLGDGWTDAIASRHPAGGVWTYWDYQMNAWPRDAGFRIDHLLLSPAAADRLVDAQVDKDFRGREKASDHAPTWVKLSE
- the erpA gene encoding iron-sulfur cluster insertion protein ErpA; translated protein: MTDIDLTSSAAARVAAIAAKQGKPAILRLAVEGGGCSGFQYRFGLAETVEADDVAVERDGVTLVVDDVSLDLVRGAAVDFVSDLGGAAFKVTNPNATAGCGCGSSFSI
- a CDS encoding M23 family metallopeptidase, which produces MLFLRSMNARSARWFQAAFKMAGVVGMAGALCAAVPAQAKNNADDPYGDASEINSSALGPADVGFSNLFSSLQRLDGDAKVENNIPSGRPVQKLSLTSNFGVRSDPFNGGARMHKGIDIPGPVGTPIYATADGIVSRAGWASGYGNLVQISHGGGLETRYGHMSKLIAAPNSYVHRGQLIGLMGSTGRSTGSHLHYEVRVDGQAINPIPFVVGPDVLVAMNTKPPVAMGGPTKAQEKVAE
- a CDS encoding ferritin-like domain-containing protein, with the translated sequence MILPDEIESVGAACAHVLTTPDPRAKLMAARAVARAWRQGRLAHRFDVVMPDRPARPGTPLLLPPNQMPKRGKIGSERARIAMLHALAHIEFVAIDLAFDLIGRFGAEFPRDFTSDWMRVGAEEAMHFALLDRRLRQLGSGYGALPAHDGLWQAASETAHDAMARLAIVPMVLEARALDITPATIERFEGAGDRQSARMLQRIMTDEIRHVLAGTTWFSHATNRAGLNAANHYQILVKRHFRGGLKPPFNDSARRQAGLTLDFYSALAQ
- the bcp gene encoding thioredoxin-dependent thiol peroxidase yields the protein MLEVGDTLPDVALKDADGGDLTLARYRGKPIVVYFYPKADTPGCTNEAKDFTELASEFVALGVPVVGVSKDKPAKLKKFADKYGLSVTLASDEPGDACEAFGTWVEKSLYGRKYMGIERATFLADGEGKIQRVWPKVKVKGHAAEVLEAAKAL
- a CDS encoding bifunctional [glutamine synthetase] adenylyltransferase/[glutamine synthetase]-adenylyl-L-tyrosine phosphorylase — translated: MTGENGVTDWTAVAGRIRAHSPFLARQMDRFPAVTDLLSSGDFDAALAAAHTVAAPEDGIAQSLRRRKGALALVTAAADLSGAWDLDRVTRTLSDFADQALDQAISAAFAERYPGAEPRGFVVLALGKHGSRELNYSSDIDPILLYDPTSLPHGEREDPADAAVRIGRRVSELLNARDGDGYVFRVDLRLRPSPEATPIALPVEAAIGYYETMALGWEQAAFIRARPAAGDLALGDYFMQQIRPFVWRRSLDFGAIDAITDISRRIRDHYAQGQAFGPGYDLKRGRGGIREVEFFAQVHQLIHGGRDPALRSGNTREALRALAAAGVFDEDVARRLDEAYVLFRTVEHRLQMVEDRQTHELPKTAEAMDNVARLHGLDDGAALLDLLRPHVVWVGTNYDQLTPAEKDESLPHDEERLAEQLTEIGFADPQAPVARIGGWRTGKIRALRSAAAREALEELLPGLMRTLAAAPDPVRALNRLDDLIGRLPSAINFFKLLAARPGLAELMVELLSHAPTLADALGRRAELLDGLIDTSAFDPPPPVAQLAEQFSQLEKGEDYQALLDRVRQRVNDRRFALGAQIIRGGDPLEAGRGYSRVAEAAIEALVSATIAEFETAHGKVSGGEMVILALGRLGGGVLTHASDLDLVYLFTGDFLTESDGPKPLGATQYFNRLGQRITNALSVQTAAGPLYEVDTRLRPSGAQGLLAVSLDSFAKYQREEAWTWEHLALTRARPIFGSTKARAALGAILTETLERSRDFPELARNAVKMRGDIAKHKPPASELDVKMVPGGLVDLEFLIHVTQFRHNMAFNPDLRAALEQLVAAGHLPGELISAHDLITRFLIVSRLVSPKSTEPPEATRPVVARACGVESWDALLESYDEARQRVRDAWAGLAAPYVEEDDAGSR
- the ypfJ gene encoding KPN_02809 family neutral zinc metallopeptidase, with amino-acid sequence MRLDDERESSNFEVQSGRGGGFGGGLGGGLGMLLPFIGSRFGCGGIVVALIILAVMGVNPLSLIGGGGGPQQNVSVDRDPQKLNEIQHWSLKVLGSTERVWGQVFQEAGQQYRPTVLSFYSQAGASGCGAAQSAMGPFYCPNDQKVYLDTDFFTELRQRFGAPGDFAQAYVIAHEVGHHVQDLEGTLGKVQQRQRSVGEEEGNAMQVRVELQADCYAGVWAKRTGLMEAGDLEEGMTAAQAIGDDTLQKAAGRRPVPESFTHGSSEQRMIWLRKGLATGDPAQCDTFATAR